From Candidatus Syntrophoarchaeum caldarius, the proteins below share one genomic window:
- a CDS encoding transcription factor, translated as MQCEMCGSEIIGKPNRIIVEGTELAVCGGCARYGKEVKSSETKNFFSGFKRVTKAKRSIFDSISDELVSDYGAKIRIARQQRGWSSEELAKKINEKESLLKKVEREDITPEDALIKKLESVLSIELTEGITEANVSGKKGRSTLTLGDVVNVKRK; from the coding sequence AAAGCCCAACCGAATTATAGTGGAGGGAACTGAGCTTGCAGTCTGTGGTGGCTGTGCACGATATGGTAAGGAGGTTAAAAGTAGCGAAACTAAAAACTTTTTTAGTGGTTTTAAAAGGGTAACAAAAGCAAAAAGAAGTATTTTTGATAGTATAAGTGACGAACTTGTCTCTGATTATGGTGCAAAGATCAGAATAGCTCGACAGCAACGAGGGTGGTCATCTGAAGAACTGGCGAAGAAAATCAACGAGAAAGAATCGCTCCTGAAGAAGGTCGAACGAGAGGATATTACACCTGAAGATGCGCTGATAAAGAAGCTTGAATCTGTGCTCTCGATTGAGTTGACGGAGGGGATAACGGAGGCGAATGTGAGTGGGAAAAAAGGCAGAAGTACGCTTACACTTGGTGATGTTGTGAATGTTAAGCGGAAGTGA
- a CDS encoding heat-shock protein, whose protein sequence is MLALLMVTIAFGIRAIAMGRMPIPTHYLLLTLAITFVIGTAILNQEEDLNTIVGGGIFAVIVSFIVLSLIGGVISIFEDPPSFNLLLSAVSVCIIVSAIMLRVFTGFTSA, encoded by the coding sequence GTGCTTGCTCTCCTCATGGTAACAATCGCGTTTGGAATCAGAGCAATAGCAATGGGCAGAATGCCAATTCCAACCCACTACCTTCTCCTGACTCTTGCGATCACTTTTGTCATCGGTACGGCAATCCTGAATCAGGAGGAAGATCTCAATACGATAGTTGGAGGGGGGATCTTTGCTGTAATCGTTTCGTTTATCGTTTTAAGCCTGATTGGTGGGGTCATAAGCATTTTTGAAGATCCACCTTCATTCAATCTGCTTCTATCTGCTGTTTCGGTCTGTATAATTGTGTCAGCAATAATGCTGCGAGTATTCACAGGCTTCACTTCCGCTTAA
- a CDS encoding Exonuclease VII, small subunit: MMTADVKEGTDDEDAFTFEDAMKRLEEIAKLLEEGDLPLEESLEIFEEGVRLSRICNNKLDSIEKRLEVLIRGKNGELERRAMELD; encoded by the coding sequence ATGATGACTGCAGATGTCAAAGAGGGAACAGATGACGAAGATGCGTTCACATTTGAGGATGCCATGAAACGACTTGAGGAGATCGCAAAGCTACTTGAAGAAGGAGATCTACCACTTGAGGAATCCCTTGAGATCTTTGAAGAAGGCGTCAGATTATCCAGGATCTGCAACAACAAACTCGATTCGATCGAGAAGCGACTCGAAGTATTGATACGGGGGAAGAATGGTGAGCTTGAGCGGAGAGCGATGGAGCTTGATTGA
- a CDS encoding Prolyl-tRNA synthetase, class IIa, prokaryotic-type: MSGKEENFSEWYNEILQSAEIMDVRYPVKGLYVWYPFGFSLRRQVYDFLRSLLDRDHKETLFPMLVPEQEFMKEAEHIKGFENEVYWVTKGGMNELDVPLVLRPTSETAIYPIFKLWIRSHADLPIRIYQIVNTFRHETKHTRPLIRLREITSFKEAHTAHATWEDAEKQVKDAVSLYKEFFTMLAIPFLITRRPDWDKFPGAEYTIAFDTLMPDGRTLQIGTIHNLGENFAHTFDIRYEDPEGKQQFINQTCYGISERCIAALISVHGDDKGLVLPPAVAPHQVVIVPIVFSDKRKEEVLDAACTLRRLLEDEGIRVVLDDRDERPGAKYYHWEHRGVPLRVEIGPKDLDEGVYTLARRDGRPKSKIESDKILDGIKEAFEEITESIQQAAEKSFRSRITGCSTLEEVETALKRGVARIYWCGNPECGHEIEDQLDLSILGLSEEEKEDRGPCIICSKSDARVSYLARTF; encoded by the coding sequence ATGTCAGGGAAGGAAGAGAACTTCAGTGAATGGTACAACGAGATACTGCAGAGCGCAGAGATCATGGATGTCAGATACCCTGTAAAAGGACTTTATGTCTGGTATCCATTCGGTTTTTCACTGAGAAGGCAGGTATATGATTTTTTAAGGTCGCTGCTTGATCGCGATCACAAGGAAACACTCTTCCCGATGCTTGTGCCTGAACAGGAGTTTATGAAAGAGGCAGAACACATAAAAGGCTTCGAGAATGAAGTTTACTGGGTCACGAAGGGTGGTATGAACGAACTTGATGTTCCGCTTGTCCTGAGACCAACCTCTGAGACTGCGATCTACCCAATCTTCAAGCTCTGGATTCGTTCACATGCCGACCTGCCGATCAGGATTTATCAGATCGTAAACACCTTCCGTCATGAGACAAAGCACACCCGCCCCCTGATTCGTCTGCGAGAGATCACATCATTCAAAGAGGCACACACAGCCCATGCAACATGGGAAGATGCAGAAAAACAGGTAAAAGATGCTGTCTCACTTTATAAGGAATTTTTTACGATGCTTGCTATCCCTTTTTTAATAACAAGACGACCCGACTGGGATAAATTCCCGGGCGCGGAGTACACGATCGCATTTGATACACTGATGCCTGATGGTCGAACGCTCCAGATAGGGACGATCCATAACCTTGGCGAGAACTTTGCCCATACATTTGATATCCGTTATGAAGATCCGGAGGGAAAACAGCAGTTCATCAACCAGACCTGCTATGGTATCTCTGAAAGGTGCATAGCAGCCCTCATCTCGGTGCATGGCGATGATAAAGGACTTGTACTACCACCAGCGGTTGCGCCCCACCAGGTTGTTATTGTGCCGATCGTCTTCTCGGATAAACGCAAGGAGGAGGTTCTTGATGCTGCATGTACCCTGCGCAGGCTCCTTGAGGATGAGGGGATTCGGGTCGTACTTGATGATCGTGATGAGCGCCCGGGCGCAAAGTATTATCACTGGGAACACAGGGGAGTCCCACTCAGGGTTGAGATTGGTCCAAAAGACCTCGATGAAGGCGTATACACACTTGCAAGGAGGGACGGCAGACCAAAATCAAAGATCGAAAGTGATAAGATCCTTGATGGCATAAAAGAGGCTTTTGAAGAGATTACAGAATCAATCCAGCAAGCCGCCGAGAAGTCATTTCGATCACGGATCACGGGCTGTTCCACACTTGAGGAGGTTGAGACTGCACTCAAGCGAGGTGTTGCAAGGATCTACTGGTGTGGGAACCCTGAATGCGGGCATGAAATTGAAGATCAGCTTGACCTGAGCATTCTTGGGCTGAGCGAGGAGGAGAAGGAGGATCGTGGACCCTGTATAATCTGTTCAAAAAGTGATGCCAGGGTCTCTTATCTCGCAAGGACGTTCTAA
- a CDS encoding quinolone resistance protein (NorA) yields the protein MRSGDGRIHLLALTIFIVMVGVGIIAPILPLYADSLGATGFWIGFIYAGFAISRTIFMPIIGRLSDQRGRKLFITLGLLLYGFISLGYVYSRNVYELAGVRLISGFGSAMVTPIAFAYAAEVAPMDGEGRVFGEMGMALAVGIGIGVLIGGLLSDHFGMAVPFYTLGVLSTFTLILVLWRLPNQRSEIQSDVSRGSNLRKILRYDLVKGVCVFRFVSAFSIGAIMSFIPIYAAGLEITPAGIGILLSVNIVLAGLFQPFFGSFADRRNRVQLVFWGNIIFSVALLLVPYAGSFRSLLILNFIMGTGGAIALPASLTMLTDIGREEGMGSILGVYNSAMSLGMATGPIVAGVVMDMIGVSQIFTLSAVISIIGSLYFLGRATCAK from the coding sequence GTGAGGTCAGGAGACGGGAGGATACACCTTCTTGCTCTGACCATATTCATCGTGATGGTTGGGGTGGGGATCATTGCACCGATACTTCCGCTCTATGCAGATAGCCTTGGTGCAACAGGGTTCTGGATCGGTTTTATATATGCGGGCTTTGCCATCTCTCGCACAATCTTCATGCCCATAATCGGGAGGTTATCGGATCAGAGGGGGCGAAAGTTATTCATAACGCTCGGGCTTCTGCTATACGGTTTCATATCACTCGGCTATGTCTACTCACGAAACGTCTATGAACTCGCGGGCGTGCGGCTTATAAGTGGGTTTGGATCCGCGATGGTGACACCGATCGCCTTTGCATACGCCGCAGAGGTTGCACCCATGGACGGAGAAGGACGGGTCTTCGGCGAGATGGGAATGGCGCTTGCTGTCGGTATTGGGATCGGAGTCCTCATAGGAGGTTTACTCTCTGATCACTTTGGGATGGCAGTTCCGTTCTATACGCTGGGTGTGCTATCGACATTCACACTGATACTCGTTCTCTGGCGTCTCCCGAACCAGCGCAGCGAGATACAGAGTGACGTCAGTCGTGGGAGTAACCTCAGAAAAATTCTCAGATACGATCTTGTAAAAGGTGTCTGTGTATTCAGATTTGTAAGCGCCTTCTCGATAGGTGCGATCATGTCATTCATCCCGATCTATGCAGCGGGACTTGAAATAACACCTGCTGGCATCGGTATCCTCCTCTCAGTAAATATCGTGCTCGCAGGACTTTTTCAGCCGTTCTTCGGGTCATTTGCAGATCGAAGAAACAGGGTGCAGCTTGTATTTTGGGGGAATATCATCTTCTCAGTCGCACTGTTACTGGTCCCCTATGCAGGAAGTTTCAGGAGCCTCCTCATTTTGAACTTCATCATGGGAACAGGTGGTGCGATAGCGCTCCCTGCATCACTTACAATGCTGACAGATATTGGACGAGAGGAGGGCATGGGATCGATACTTGGTGTATATAACAGTGCCATGAGTCTTGGGATGGCAACAGGACCGATCGTTGCTGGTGTTGTTATGGATATGATCGGTGTCAGTCAGATCTTTACGCTATCTGCTGTGATCTCGATAATCGGAAGCCTTTACTTTCTGGGGAGGGCTACCTGTGCGAAGTAA
- a CDS encoding Fibrillarin, giving the protein MRSKRLTTRDLITQNYRVWSPKRSKLASAILKGLKLPIDRTSSVLYLGASTGTTAGHLSDILTEGILYVVEFAKKPMRELIKICEARYNMIPIFEDANHPERYTGIVDEVDMIYQDIAQRNQAEILIKNADYFLKMRGWVILAIKARSIDISRSSSEIFSTELEKLSEVFEIDATFDLSPGHRDHLMVVGRSRI; this is encoded by the coding sequence GTGCGAAGTAAGCGACTCACAACCCGCGATCTGATCACTCAAAATTACCGTGTATGGAGTCCAAAGCGGAGCAAACTCGCATCTGCGATACTCAAAGGACTGAAACTTCCGATAGATAGAACTTCAAGCGTGCTTTATCTCGGTGCATCAACAGGCACAACTGCAGGTCATCTCTCTGATATTCTCACAGAGGGCATTCTGTATGTTGTTGAATTTGCAAAAAAACCTATGCGGGAGCTTATCAAGATCTGTGAGGCAAGATATAACATGATACCCATCTTTGAGGATGCAAATCACCCTGAGCGATATACCGGGATCGTGGATGAGGTCGATATGATCTACCAGGATATTGCACAGCGTAATCAGGCAGAGATACTGATCAAGAACGCAGATTATTTTTTAAAGATGAGAGGGTGGGTTATTCTTGCTATAAAGGCAAGAAGCATTGACATATCCAGATCATCTTCTGAGATATTTTCTACTGAACTTGAGAAGCTCTCTGAGGTTTTTGAGATCGATGCAACCTTTGATCTCTCACCCGGGCACAGAGATCATCTGATGGTTGTGGGTAGATCTCGGATTTAG
- a CDS encoding ATP-dependent DNA ligase produces the protein MKVDINIKMVVTLLTVLVLGGVCMLGSASAHFTMLFPGGKMDVSPDDYIGELGETETVLIAWGHPYEHVLFDCPVVPEVYVRDPEGVITQLDPVETTVEGFKAYKVSFRIEKHGDYIVHATLSVPEHELVDHTKTVIHCGEEAWEGWDALLGEKVEVLPYTRPYGLEEGFVFTGNALLDGSPLAGATVEVEKYYVTADAEAAVSAAEDLYAEDPPMMYTRVTTTDSDGDFAYTLDEPGIWFVGVYAEGDEMEERGVIVVPVFESFPPAEETGTSGLEDLEGRVSQLEEVVSGLSDKTPESPSVGILATIGILGALTILLRRRR, from the coding sequence ATGAAAGTAGATATAAACATTAAGATGGTTGTTACACTACTGACTGTTCTCGTTTTGGGAGGAGTGTGTATGCTTGGATCGGCATCTGCGCACTTTACGATGCTCTTTCCAGGTGGCAAGATGGATGTCAGTCCAGACGACTATATCGGAGAACTGGGTGAGACAGAGACCGTGCTGATCGCATGGGGACACCCTTATGAACATGTGCTCTTCGACTGCCCTGTTGTACCAGAGGTCTATGTGAGAGATCCTGAGGGGGTTATCACGCAATTGGATCCAGTTGAGACGACAGTCGAAGGGTTCAAGGCGTACAAGGTCTCTTTCAGAATCGAGAAACATGGAGATTATATTGTCCATGCAACGCTCAGCGTACCTGAGCATGAACTTGTTGATCATACAAAAACTGTGATCCATTGCGGTGAGGAAGCCTGGGAAGGCTGGGATGCTCTACTCGGTGAGAAGGTTGAGGTTCTGCCATACACGAGGCCATACGGGCTTGAAGAAGGGTTTGTATTCACAGGAAATGCGCTCCTCGATGGTTCGCCACTTGCTGGTGCAACGGTTGAGGTCGAGAAGTACTACGTGACGGCTGATGCAGAGGCAGCAGTTTCAGCAGCAGAAGATCTATACGCAGAAGATCCTCCGATGATGTACACAAGGGTCACAACGACAGACAGCGATGGAGACTTTGCATATACGCTCGATGAGCCTGGAATCTGGTTTGTTGGGGTCTATGCAGAGGGAGATGAAATGGAAGAGCGAGGTGTCATCGTTGTTCCTGTATTTGAATCATTCCCACCAGCAGAAGAAACTGGCACCTCAGGGCTTGAGGATCTTGAGGGGAGAGTTTCTCAACTCGAAGAGGTTGTTTCAGGCCTGTCAGATAAAACACCTGAATCTCCGTCAGTCGGTATACTTGCAACAATCGGGATTCTCGGAGCTCTGACGATTCTATTGAGGCGGAGAAGGTAG
- a CDS encoding cobalt transporter CbiM encodes MVHISDGVLQPQVWISGFIITGLIIVWALTKMRVEDVPKLSVVTAAVFVASLIHFPVGPTSVHLVLNGFAGVMLGIFAYPAIFIALILQAVLFQHGGITTIGINAINMGVPALLAAGIFRYGMKFDLKNKETIFGAIAGGIGVAGAVLLLSIELLSLGEAFETVTVFVAVAHIPVIVIEAVFTGALAGFLAKVKPEILEGIR; translated from the coding sequence ATGGTTCATATATCAGATGGGGTTCTTCAACCCCAAGTCTGGATCAGTGGATTCATCATAACCGGGCTTATCATTGTATGGGCGCTCACAAAGATGCGGGTTGAGGATGTTCCAAAGCTCTCTGTTGTTACGGCAGCGGTCTTTGTGGCATCACTCATCCATTTTCCCGTGGGTCCAACAAGCGTCCATCTGGTATTGAACGGTTTTGCAGGGGTTATGCTTGGTATATTCGCATACCCTGCAATCTTTATCGCACTGATCCTCCAGGCGGTTCTTTTTCAGCACGGTGGAATCACAACGATCGGTATCAATGCGATAAATATGGGGGTTCCGGCATTACTTGCTGCAGGTATCTTCAGATATGGGATGAAGTTCGATCTGAAAAATAAGGAAACAATCTTTGGGGCAATTGCCGGGGGGATTGGAGTCGCAGGTGCAGTACTCCTGCTCTCAATCGAGCTTCTCTCGCTGGGGGAGGCGTTTGAGACCGTCACAGTATTTGTTGCAGTAGCGCATATCCCTGTGATTGTGATAGAGGCGGTATTTACAGGTGCACTTGCAGGTTTCCTCGCAAAGGTTAAACCAGAGATTCTGGAGGGTATCAGATGA
- a CDS encoding cobalt ABC transporter, permease protein produces MIGHIEIDRYHALRSPLHNWDSRAKLVSILTLIFSIVLVYDLRMAVMGLLAAIVILLLSRIPVRFVLTHIKWVFLFVSPFLFILPLEITDGRIGIDPYGLWYGSLITLKALSAVILIFPMVGTARFDVTLKALIDLKVPNKLVQMLVFTFRYIFVFFEEFQRIVRSIESRCFELKTRIYTIKTLGKAIGMLFVKSYERAERVYNAMISRGYDGVLRGGGEFKMQRIDWVKSLLIIVLAVGLHIL; encoded by the coding sequence ATGATCGGACATATCGAGATAGATCGCTATCACGCACTCAGATCACCATTACATAACTGGGATTCAAGAGCGAAGCTTGTATCAATTCTTACACTCATATTCTCGATCGTTCTCGTTTATGATCTCAGGATGGCGGTCATGGGGTTATTAGCAGCGATTGTAATCCTTCTTCTATCGCGGATTCCAGTCAGGTTTGTGTTAACGCATATCAAATGGGTGTTTCTCTTTGTATCACCGTTTCTTTTCATCCTCCCGCTTGAGATTACAGATGGCAGGATAGGGATAGACCCTTATGGGCTGTGGTATGGCTCGCTGATCACACTCAAGGCGTTATCTGCCGTCATACTGATATTTCCAATGGTCGGGACTGCAAGGTTCGATGTTACTTTAAAAGCCCTTATCGATCTCAAAGTTCCAAATAAACTTGTTCAGATGCTTGTCTTCACATTCAGGTACATCTTTGTCTTTTTCGAGGAATTTCAGCGGATAGTAAGGTCAATTGAATCACGTTGTTTCGAGCTTAAAACAAGAATATATACGATAAAAACACTGGGTAAAGCGATAGGGATGTTGTTTGTGAAGAGCTACGAGCGGGCAGAGCGGGTATATAATGCAATGATCTCGCGTGGGTACGATGGCGTTTTAAGGGGTGGTGGTGAGTTTAAAATGCAGAGGATAGATTGGGTAAAGTCTTTGCTGATTATAGTACTTGCGGTGGGGTTGCATATTCTGTAA
- a CDS encoding methanogenesis marker protein 2: MNFDLESIAREIQNFEGVTRKNPIGPLLEGFNTGMTNSIDIEATFGEDAAVLSHGDDLLLIAADGIWERLMNADPEWAGYCAVLVNIHDIAAMGGKPLGMVDVFSFRSKTSCTLVIKGMNDAIARFGVPIIGGHVHPDAPFNMLDIAILGVAKKGCAILSSTAKADDVIIMACDLEGRVHPSSNLNWDSTTMRDGEILKKQIEAMRVLGEAHLVHAGKDISNPGVLGTIGMMIEVSRKGATVDIGAIPKPAEIEMTHWLKMYPGMGFVVTADEDHASEVIEVFNNHHLTAATIGRVREGSIFSITDGDRSVKLFDFSEDRITGIKG; the protein is encoded by the coding sequence GTGAACTTCGATCTTGAGAGTATCGCCAGGGAAATACAGAATTTTGAAGGTGTGACTCGTAAGAATCCGATCGGACCACTACTTGAAGGTTTTAACACAGGGATGACAAATTCCATAGATATAGAAGCGACATTTGGGGAGGATGCAGCAGTTCTGAGCCATGGGGACGACCTGCTCCTCATCGCTGCAGATGGAATATGGGAGCGGTTGATGAATGCAGATCCTGAATGGGCTGGTTATTGTGCGGTTCTTGTCAATATCCATGATATTGCAGCGATGGGCGGGAAGCCACTGGGGATGGTTGACGTCTTCTCCTTCAGATCAAAGACGTCGTGCACGCTTGTCATAAAAGGGATGAACGATGCGATCGCTCGATTCGGCGTCCCAATAATCGGTGGACATGTCCACCCTGATGCACCTTTTAACATGCTCGATATCGCGATTCTCGGGGTTGCAAAGAAGGGCTGTGCGATACTGAGCAGCACCGCAAAGGCAGACGATGTGATCATCATGGCATGCGATCTCGAGGGCAGAGTTCACCCATCGAGTAACCTCAACTGGGACTCAACAACCATGCGTGATGGTGAAATCTTGAAGAAACAGATCGAAGCAATGCGTGTACTCGGAGAAGCACACCTTGTACATGCTGGTAAAGACATAAGCAATCCTGGTGTGCTTGGAACAATTGGAATGATGATTGAGGTTAGCAGAAAAGGTGCAACCGTGGATATTGGTGCAATACCAAAGCCAGCAGAGATAGAGATGACACACTGGCTCAAGATGTATCCAGGGATGGGTTTTGTTGTTACAGCAGACGAGGATCATGCATCAGAGGTGATCGAGGTATTTAACAACCATCATCTCACCGCCGCAACGATTGGCAGGGTCAGGGAGGGGTCAATATTCTCGATAACAGATGGAGATCGGTCAGTGAAACTTTTTGACTTTTCTGAAGATAGGATAACAGGAATAAAAGGGTAG
- a CDS encoding argininosuccinate synthase has translation MKVALAYSGGLDTSVCIPLLKERYGVDEVISVVVDVGQPVEDLERANRLGEEIADHHIVIDAKEEFVEDYIFPLIKANGNYEGYVLGTAIARPLIAKKVAEVAFREKADAVAHGCTGKGNDQLRFEAVFRAMGLKVIAPMRELGLKRSEEIEYAIKKGLKINVGKDTPWSIDENLWSRSIEGGMLEDPAFIPPEEIFAWTKSPEDAPDSPLILKITFEEGVPVALDGEALRGYDLIVRLNMIAGEHGVGRTDIIEDRVLGLKARENYEHPAATVLLSAHRDLEQIVLTRNELRFKMSVDAAWSELAYQGLVLDPLYDDLLAFIDETQKRVSGDVTVKLYKGSLQVLGRYARTALYREDWVSFDTAVEIDPADAGGFSKFHGLQARLYRSSI, from the coding sequence ATGAAGGTAGCACTTGCATACTCAGGTGGGCTTGATACATCTGTCTGTATCCCACTCCTCAAGGAGCGCTATGGAGTTGATGAGGTCATCAGTGTTGTTGTTGATGTCGGTCAGCCAGTGGAGGATCTTGAGCGGGCGAACAGGCTTGGGGAGGAGATAGCAGATCATCACATCGTCATCGATGCGAAAGAGGAGTTTGTAGAGGATTATATTTTCCCACTGATTAAAGCAAATGGCAATTATGAAGGGTATGTACTTGGGACAGCAATAGCACGCCCCTTAATCGCAAAGAAAGTGGCAGAAGTTGCATTCAGAGAGAAGGCAGATGCGGTTGCTCATGGATGCACAGGGAAAGGCAACGACCAGCTGCGATTTGAAGCAGTCTTCAGGGCGATGGGATTGAAGGTTATCGCCCCGATGCGAGAACTTGGACTCAAGCGGTCTGAAGAGATTGAGTATGCGATAAAGAAGGGTCTGAAGATCAATGTTGGTAAAGATACACCATGGAGTATCGATGAGAACCTCTGGAGCAGGTCAATCGAGGGAGGAATGCTCGAAGACCCGGCATTCATACCACCAGAGGAGATATTTGCATGGACAAAATCCCCGGAAGATGCGCCTGATTCGCCACTTATTTTAAAGATCACTTTTGAGGAAGGGGTACCTGTCGCACTCGATGGTGAAGCCCTCAGGGGATATGATCTCATCGTCCGCCTGAACATGATTGCAGGCGAGCATGGGGTTGGAAGAACCGATATTATTGAGGACAGAGTTCTCGGGCTTAAAGCGCGTGAGAATTATGAACATCCAGCAGCGACCGTACTGCTCAGTGCACATCGCGATCTTGAACAGATCGTTTTGACGAGAAATGAACTGAGGTTTAAAATGAGTGTTGATGCAGCGTGGTCTGAACTTGCATATCAGGGACTCGTCCTCGATCCACTATATGATGATCTTCTCGCCTTCATCGATGAGACGCAGAAACGTGTGAGTGGGGATGTCACGGTTAAACTCTACAAGGGTTCGTTGCAGGTTCTTGGAAGGTATGCCAGAACCGCACTTTATAGAGAGGATTGGGTCTCATTTGATACAGCCGTGGAGATTGACCCAGCAGATGCCGGCGGCTTCTCAAAGTTTCATGGGTTGCAGGCACGCCTGTACAGATCCTCTATCTGA